A genomic window from Tolypothrix sp. PCC 7910 includes:
- a CDS encoding YafY family protein, with protein sequence MFDVLQSQAKSLDDPVALEIYETFATRMRQSKLGISHVYPVRAIANRSMVDPEFLPPDALSKNLQQLEQAIANGQLLELNRFAGGGKFALDEEGFFLVFPLQIVFWNAAWYLGYECVGGKYPGLFRFERLDRLFIGQPQTKVRSRQEQEKSLQKLQKLSAAGAGIFLGYSARDQRQFLSQDKQERSQVCMSVEMWFTDTIFRFITEGTKRFPAQQMKMSPPVEGGRVTLPKSIFCLKKTGDPLFPNRFRVILPKWSLGDVELLRWIIGFGGNVKVVQSQELMERLKKWVRQLLKCIVIKN encoded by the coding sequence GTGTTTGATGTTCTTCAATCTCAGGCTAAAAGTTTAGATGACCCCGTAGCTTTAGAGATTTATGAGACTTTTGCCACACGGATGAGACAGAGTAAGTTAGGAATCAGTCATGTATATCCGGTACGGGCGATCGCAAATCGCAGTATGGTCGATCCGGAGTTTTTACCCCCTGATGCACTTTCAAAAAATTTACAGCAATTAGAACAAGCTATAGCTAATGGACAACTGCTGGAATTAAATCGCTTTGCGGGTGGTGGTAAGTTTGCGTTGGATGAAGAAGGATTCTTTTTGGTATTTCCCTTGCAAATAGTCTTTTGGAATGCCGCGTGGTATTTAGGTTATGAATGTGTTGGCGGGAAGTATCCAGGATTATTTCGGTTTGAACGCTTAGATAGATTGTTTATCGGACAACCTCAAACTAAAGTCCGTTCCCGACAAGAACAAGAAAAATCATTACAAAAATTGCAGAAACTTTCTGCTGCTGGCGCGGGAATTTTTTTAGGATACAGTGCTAGAGATCAGCGTCAGTTTCTTAGTCAGGATAAACAAGAACGTTCCCAGGTTTGTATGAGCGTTGAAATGTGGTTTACTGACACTATATTTCGATTTATTACAGAAGGCACAAAGAGATTTCCAGCACAGCAAATGAAGATGTCACCACCTGTAGAAGGTGGAAGGGTAACGCTGCCAAAATCGATATTCTGCTTAAAAAAAACTGGAGATCCACTATTTCCCAATCGCTTTCGAGTAATATTGCCTAAATGGTCTTTGGGTGATGTTGAATTACTAAGATGGATTATTGGTTTTGGTGGAAATGTAAAGGTAGTACAATCTCAGGAATTAATGGAAAGATTAAAGAAATGGGTGAGGCAATTGTTAAAGTGTATAGTAATTAAAAATTAA
- a CDS encoding HU family DNA-binding protein, producing the protein MNKSELVDVVAAKANMTKKQADEVLCAFLSVVTEAVANGDKVTLIGFGSFERRERSEREGRNPKTKETITIPATKVPAFSAGKQFRSKVSSSEP; encoded by the coding sequence ATGAATAAAAGTGAATTAGTAGATGTTGTAGCAGCTAAAGCTAACATGACAAAAAAGCAAGCTGATGAAGTCCTTTGTGCTTTTTTATCAGTGGTAACCGAAGCTGTCGCTAATGGCGATAAAGTGACGCTCATAGGATTTGGCTCATTCGAGCGACGCGAGCGCTCAGAGCGTGAAGGGCGTAATCCCAAAACCAAGGAGACAATCACGATTCCAGCTACTAAAGTGCCTGCATTTTCAGCAGGCAAGCAGTTCCGCTCAAAAGTATCATCATCTGAACCATAA
- the cas1 gene encoding CRISPR-associated endonuclease Cas1, producing the protein MPTIYITEPEALLTMQRQKFQVFYQQKQCISIPIRQVSQIIIFGNIELPKDMIKVVYSHQIPVLYLTQFGEIIGRIENTSQRQYKYLSSQRQYARNLELKRATAESMIWAKLHNQHTFLQSWSRNYANYPTQRALNYLTLLMDNLPIANSLNDLREYSQEADNIYYTAVAAVLSFYNSSSHINQKQIRGFLNLGYQLLHQYIYTLLDTAGLHPDYAILHREAHHELPLAWDFTVEFSAPIVDDLMFNFVRNLTHTNGNGNGNGKSRSQTILQSFLQYWEAKLRTFVLHPYTGEVSFRQCMDLQVKEYVACLLGDVEYYRPLALKFHPAHPNHTNIPELQTTPLTLVK; encoded by the coding sequence ATGCCCACTATATACATCACAGAACCCGAAGCATTGCTCACAATGCAACGCCAAAAATTTCAAGTGTTTTATCAACAGAAGCAATGTATTTCAATTCCGATTCGTCAAGTAAGTCAAATCATAATTTTTGGTAATATTGAGCTACCAAAAGACATGATTAAAGTTGTGTATTCTCATCAAATACCTGTTTTATATTTAACACAGTTCGGTGAAATTATTGGGAGAATAGAAAACACATCACAAAGACAATATAAATATCTAAGCAGCCAACGCCAATATGCACGCAACTTGGAATTAAAGCGTGCAACTGCAGAAAGTATGATTTGGGCAAAATTGCACAATCAACATACATTTTTACAAAGTTGGAGTCGTAATTATGCTAACTATCCAACTCAACGGGCATTAAATTACCTAACGCTATTGATGGATAATTTGCCAATAGCTAACTCACTCAATGATCTGCGCGAATATAGCCAAGAAGCTGACAATATTTACTATACTGCTGTTGCCGCCGTTCTCAGTTTCTACAACTCATCTTCGCACATTAACCAAAAGCAAATTCGCGGGTTTTTAAATTTAGGATATCAACTGCTGCATCAATATATTTACACTCTGCTTGATACCGCAGGGCTTCATCCTGACTATGCAATCTTACATCGTGAAGCGCATCACGAGTTACCCTTAGCATGGGATTTTACTGTAGAGTTTAGCGCACCTATCGTTGACGATTTGATGTTCAATTTTGTTCGTAATCTTACCCATACTAATGGAAATGGAAATGGAAATGGTAAAAGCCGTTCTCAAACCATTCTCCAAAGCTTCCTCCAGTATTGGGAAGCGAAATTACGAACCTTCGTACTTCATCCCTACACCGGAGAAGTAAGCTTCCGTCAGTGTATGGACTTGCAAGTAAAAGAATATGTTGCTTGTTTGCTTGGCGATGTCGAATATTATCGTCCCTTAGCTTTAAAATTTCACCCAGCACATCCCAACCACACCAATATTCCTGAACTCCAAACAACACCTTTAACATTGGTGAAGTAG
- the cas1 gene encoding CRISPR-associated endonuclease Cas1, protein MFTIEQLMSAWAQVRVGSRNAGVDGISVDLFAASVNSQLQMILHQLLQESYRASPAKGFYVAKKNGDKRLIGIPTVRDRIVQRLLLEELYFPLEDTFLDCSYAYRPGRNIQQAVQHLYGYYQLQPKWIIKADIAEFFDNICWALLLSDLEELQLASIVLQLLEGQLKSGIVIAGKPIYPGKGVLQGGVLSGALANLYLTEFDKKCLSHGINLVRYGDDFAIACNSWLEANRILDKVSAWLGEIYLHLQPEKTQIYAPHEEFTFLGYRFVNGEVYAPPPPVITREGEWITNESGYPYFRPKERKLKFESRPPKACDISKPSNLPKAPISHLWQDSMSTLYVTDQGAYLSVKNQQFQVFYQGELRIKIPANRVSNIVLFGCCNVSHGAVSYALRRRIPIMYLSQKGRYFGRLQTEGDAKVDYLIKQVICAQNPDFTRKQAENIVWAKLHNSRALLLKLNRRRPSKMAASAIDLIADLMDNLSQAESMDALRGYEGKAATLYFQALGSLFTGVFAFDKRTKRPPTDPINSLMSLGYTLLSQNVFSFVQAVGLHTHFGNLHVPRDNHPALVSDLMEEFRAQLVDSLVAYLINSKIFTPEEFTQPDERGGVYLQPHSLKKFLKHWEEKLQSDVTHLHTGYQVNFRRCLELQVREYVACLMGEVEMYRPMIWKL, encoded by the coding sequence ATGTTCACAATAGAACAGCTGATGTCTGCATGGGCGCAAGTCCGTGTGGGAAGTCGGAATGCTGGTGTAGATGGTATTAGCGTTGATTTATTTGCGGCATCTGTGAACTCACAGTTACAGATGATACTGCACCAACTGCTACAGGAGTCTTACCGCGCTAGTCCAGCGAAAGGATTTTATGTAGCTAAGAAAAACGGTGATAAACGTTTAATTGGCATTCCGACAGTGCGGGATAGAATTGTTCAGCGTTTATTACTGGAAGAACTGTATTTTCCTTTAGAAGATACCTTTCTTGATTGTAGTTACGCCTATCGTCCGGGAAGAAATATTCAGCAAGCAGTACAGCATTTATATGGGTACTATCAGTTACAACCAAAATGGATTATCAAAGCTGATATTGCGGAATTTTTCGACAATATTTGTTGGGCATTGCTATTAAGCGATTTGGAAGAATTGCAGCTTGCATCAATTGTATTGCAATTACTTGAAGGACAATTAAAGTCGGGAATTGTGATTGCTGGAAAACCTATATATCCAGGTAAGGGAGTATTACAAGGTGGTGTGCTTTCTGGTGCATTGGCAAATTTATATCTGACTGAATTTGATAAAAAATGCCTGAGTCATGGCATCAATTTAGTGCGTTATGGTGATGATTTTGCTATTGCTTGTAATAGTTGGTTGGAAGCTAACCGAATTTTGGATAAAGTTAGCGCTTGGTTGGGAGAAATTTATTTACACCTGCAACCAGAAAAGACGCAAATATATGCACCACATGAAGAGTTTACTTTTCTTGGTTATCGGTTTGTCAATGGTGAAGTTTATGCACCACCGCCACCAGTGATTACACGCGAGGGTGAATGGATAACTAATGAGTCTGGCTATCCTTATTTTCGCCCCAAGGAACGAAAACTCAAGTTTGAATCTCGTCCACCAAAAGCTTGCGATATTAGCAAGCCAAGCAATTTACCTAAAGCACCAATTTCTCACCTTTGGCAGGATTCTATGTCTACATTATATGTCACCGATCAAGGCGCTTATTTGAGTGTGAAAAATCAGCAGTTTCAAGTATTTTATCAAGGAGAGTTAAGAATCAAAATTCCGGCTAACCGCGTTAGTAATATTGTGTTATTTGGTTGTTGTAATGTGTCGCATGGGGCGGTTTCCTATGCTTTGCGGCGACGCATCCCAATTATGTATTTGTCACAGAAGGGACGTTATTTTGGCAGATTACAAACTGAAGGTGATGCCAAGGTGGATTATTTAATCAAGCAGGTAATTTGTGCTCAAAATCCAGATTTTACTCGAAAACAGGCTGAAAATATTGTTTGGGCAAAGTTACATAATTCCCGGGCTTTACTTTTAAAGTTAAACCGTCGTCGTCCTTCAAAAATGGCTGCTTCGGCTATCGATTTAATTGCTGATTTGATGGATAATTTATCTCAAGCCGAATCAATGGATGCATTGCGAGGATATGAAGGTAAAGCTGCAACTTTATATTTTCAAGCGCTAGGTTCTTTATTTACTGGAGTGTTTGCTTTTGATAAACGTACTAAGCGCCCGCCTACAGATCCTATTAACAGTCTCATGAGTTTAGGATATACATTATTAAGTCAAAATGTTTTCTCGTTTGTGCAAGCAGTAGGGTTGCATACTCACTTTGGTAATCTTCACGTCCCCCGTGATAATCATCCAGCTTTAGTCAGTGATTTAATGGAGGAATTTCGGGCGCAGTTAGTAGATTCATTGGTGGCTTATTTGATTAATTCTAAGATTTTTACACCTGAAGAATTTACACAACCTGATGAAAGAGGCGGGGTATATCTTCAGCCACATTCGCTCAAAAAGTTTCTCAAACATTGGGAAGAAAAGTTACAATCTGATGTAACACATCTGCATACCGGATATCAAGTTAATTTCCGGCGATGTTTGGAGTTACAGGTAAGGGAGTATGTTGCTTGTTTAATGGGTGAGGTAGAGATGTATCGACCGATGATTTGGAAGTTATAA
- the cas1 gene encoding CRISPR-associated endonuclease Cas1 → MRTLYVSRQNCYITLKGETLVVKQGETIYGSVQLPLLEQILIFGKSQITTQAIRTCLWRNIPIAYLSRMGYCYDRLMPIERGYRQLSRYQQQLTAIERLLAARKIVQAKLKNSRTFLQRQQRRNPSQIAEVAIQSLEVLAQKAGEAEAIERLMGLEGAGAAQYFSAFGECLNHPDFVFLARSRRPPGNPVNAMLSFGYQILWNHLLTLIELQGLDPYHACLHQGTERHAALASDLIEEFRAPIIDSLVLWLVNSKVINAQTDFEYHDGGCYLNNSGRQTYIKYFLQRLEEEVQNTDKEKQPRWDLMMQQIKYYSVKRFEIKIGFGEKVKG, encoded by the coding sequence ATGCGAACACTCTACGTTTCTCGCCAAAATTGTTATATCACACTAAAAGGCGAAACACTAGTTGTTAAACAGGGAGAAACTATTTACGGCTCAGTTCAATTACCACTGCTCGAACAAATACTTATATTTGGTAAATCGCAAATTACAACTCAAGCAATTCGTACTTGTCTTTGGCGAAATATCCCCATCGCCTATTTATCTCGCATGGGATATTGTTATGATCGGTTAATGCCAATTGAAAGGGGATATCGTCAATTATCTCGTTATCAACAACAATTAACAGCAATTGAACGCCTATTAGCAGCTAGAAAAATCGTCCAAGCTAAACTAAAAAATAGCCGGACATTTTTACAGCGACAACAACGGCGTAATCCCTCTCAAATTGCTGAAGTCGCTATCCAAAGTTTAGAAGTTTTAGCCCAAAAAGCAGGTGAAGCCGAAGCAATTGAACGATTAATGGGATTAGAAGGCGCGGGAGCAGCACAATATTTTTCAGCCTTTGGTGAATGTTTGAATCATCCCGATTTTGTATTTTTAGCACGTAGCCGTCGTCCTCCTGGAAATCCAGTGAATGCCATGCTAAGTTTTGGTTACCAAATATTGTGGAATCACCTGCTAACACTAATTGAACTTCAGGGATTAGACCCTTACCATGCTTGTCTGCATCAAGGTACAGAACGTCATGCTGCCCTTGCTTCCGATTTAATTGAAGAATTTCGTGCCCCAATAATTGATTCTTTGGTACTATGGTTAGTCAATAGCAAAGTCATCAATGCTCAAACAGATTTTGAATATCACGATGGTGGTTGTTATCTCAACAACTCCGGTCGCCAAACATATATAAAATATTTTTTACAGCGTCTCGAAGAAGAAGTGCAAAACACAGATAAAGAGAAACAGCCTCGATGGGATTTAATGATGCAGCAAATTAAATACTACTCGGTTAAGCGTTTTGAAATTAAAATTGGTTTTGGGGAAAAGGTGAAAGGGTAA
- a CDS encoding DUF4384 domain-containing protein, with the protein MAERSLVASEAGVLRAKQALVRRSLNQRALSAELEFAYSTVNNFFNRRPIYRTKFEEICTFLGLDWRDLVPSYTDEGQETTQTPIDKVWQQLQTLGSPTQQMGLVLVKEETLGWGWESQSRYEKSVSLGNYIRVEINLDTPGYLLLLQKDTAGQVWCFCPSCFAPQPHINTGKTSLPQEGSPLTSFPIEGIPGKEVLLAVITEDMPNLNWLPQGKDDPLELTDIFLLQLLKLINNTRNCRVLYTEYEIK; encoded by the coding sequence ATGGCAGAGCGATCGCTTGTCGCATCAGAAGCAGGTGTCTTACGAGCGAAACAAGCTTTAGTGCGTCGCAGTTTAAACCAAAGAGCTTTAAGTGCAGAATTAGAGTTTGCATATTCCACAGTTAATAATTTTTTTAACAGAAGACCTATCTACCGTACTAAGTTTGAAGAAATTTGTACGTTTCTTGGTTTAGATTGGCGAGATTTAGTTCCGTCTTATACCGATGAAGGACAGGAAACCACACAAACCCCCATCGATAAAGTTTGGCAGCAATTGCAAACACTTGGTTCTCCGACTCAACAGATGGGATTGGTGCTAGTCAAAGAAGAAACACTTGGTTGGGGTTGGGAATCTCAAAGCCGTTACGAAAAATCTGTAAGCTTAGGCAATTATATTCGAGTTGAAATAAATCTCGATACACCTGGATATTTATTACTCTTACAAAAAGATACAGCCGGACAAGTGTGGTGTTTTTGTCCTTCCTGTTTTGCTCCCCAACCACACATAAATACAGGTAAAACAAGCTTACCGCAAGAAGGTTCACCCCTTACATCTTTTCCTATAGAAGGTATACCAGGTAAAGAAGTACTTTTGGCAGTAATTACCGAAGACATGCCTAATTTAAATTGGTTACCTCAAGGAAAGGATGACCCATTGGAACTAACAGATATTTTTTTACTTCAATTATTAAAGTTGATCAACAATACTAGAAACTGTAGAGTTCTGTATACAGAATACGAGATTAAGTAA
- a CDS encoding plasmid pRiA4b ORF-3 family protein, giving the protein MAKTKKSENVPKKVVNSSANALYVLDVFLIDGPITEEFIANNPEVSRTIEIKGSNTLEELHKIIFKAFDREEEHMYEFQIGGNGPQDPNARRYGLKQAFSSSGLTPTPTGDVSNTSIAEVGLSIDEAFGYWFDFGDDWWHQIDVTNILDQAPTGKYPRITKRVGASPPQYADFD; this is encoded by the coding sequence ATGGCTAAAACTAAGAAATCAGAAAATGTTCCCAAAAAAGTGGTTAACTCTTCTGCAAATGCACTATATGTGCTGGATGTATTTTTAATTGACGGCCCAATTACCGAGGAATTTATTGCTAATAATCCAGAGGTGTCTCGAACCATTGAGATTAAAGGCAGCAATACTTTGGAGGAGCTTCATAAAATCATCTTCAAGGCATTCGACCGCGAAGAAGAGCATATGTATGAATTTCAAATTGGCGGAAATGGCCCGCAAGATCCAAATGCCAGAAGGTACGGTTTGAAACAAGCATTTTCCAGTTCCGGTTTGACACCAACGCCTACAGGCGATGTTTCTAATACTTCAATTGCTGAAGTGGGCTTATCAATTGATGAGGCTTTTGGTTACTGGTTCGATTTTGGGGATGATTGGTGGCACCAGATTGATGTCACAAACATTTTAGACCAGGCCCCAACGGGCAAGTATCCCAGAATCACTAAGCGAGTTGGGGCTAGCCCTCCTCAATACGCGGATTTTGATTAG
- the csx18 gene encoding CRISPR-associated protein Csx18: MKRSINIYMYLSSRAALVRNLGVALLNGSITLIILLIAPLGLAAVIINTILVTVASFVNATAGDAIVNFLQPSQIKTLLAEIISQESQITKERKN, encoded by the coding sequence ATGAAAAGAAGCATCAATATATATATGTATCTATCTTCCCGTGCTGCATTAGTTCGCAATCTGGGCGTAGCCTTACTCAACGGTAGTATCACACTCATTATCTTGCTAATCGCACCCTTGGGACTAGCAGCTGTAATTATCAATACTATCCTCGTGACAGTTGCCAGTTTTGTCAACGCCACAGCAGGCGATGCAATAGTCAATTTTCTTCAACCATCTCAAATAAAAACATTACTAGCCGAAATCATTTCCCAAGAGTCCCAAATCACTAAAGAACGTAAAAATTAA
- a CDS encoding CHAT domain-containing tetratricopeptide repeat protein: MKKLIKKLTQLNLQVVELVGQGNLEQAIIVAQQAVNIGEAHQLTEKPEYCDSLNNLAELYRMQGSYLLAQPLYLQTLNLRKKLLGSEHPDVSQSLNNLAVLYYTQGNYVEAEKLFLESLELWKDIFGEEHFQIATNLNNLAEIYREQGKYFQSEQVHLEVLAMRKRLFGESHPDIAQTLNNLANIYTTQGRYADAERMHLEALAMKQSLFGDEHPEIAVSLNNLAALYDSQGRYDQAETQLKEILNRWKKVFPNEHPYIASTINNLGSNYKEQGRYREAEQKYLEALAMRKRLFGNQHPDVAVSLSNLAEVYLSQGRYLEAEKLYLAAHEMRKQLFTNEHPDIAESLRNIAVVYTYQGRYDQAEQRYLEVLPIIENFLGLEHPVIAEYLINLAALYEEQGRYAESEQKYLAALEIQRNILGLEHPEIAHTFNQIAVVYRLQGRYAESEQLHLECLAMTKRLLGEQHPFTADILNNLAVLYYDLTQYQKAESLFLKALAIVKTAFGNEHPQVATTINNLAVIYDFQGRYQESEQLHLETLKLRKSLVGEEHPKVSISLNNLGELYFSLGRFDEAEQKYVETLAMRKRLLGDEHPDVAFSMNNLATVLAATNRPEAALAYRIQASKINDKIIRNIFAFSSESDRLAFLQKIRNNFDLFLSLVYKHLSDSDSAKLAAIDFVFKRKGLTASALAAQNQALYSGRYPQLQEKFRQLSDLNTRLVHLTFSVPQTDETATTEKTISQFRAYRENLTQLQAQYNYLQKQLALQVPEIQLSEQIFDREAIATALPADSILIEFVRFDVFDFRSIAANGETQWYPPRYLAFILKAGQPDAVQMIDLGAADTIDSLIQVFRLQASDYAQPTLAFGKAKDKPTLHIKPYNSTAAIQLSQLLFAPIREFVKDCIHLIIAPDGNLNLVPFQILPIDSTGQRLLMDEYTISYLSVGREILHTKVKSSNSSISAPLILADPDFDLTAELDTETVTNQESIPADTSRKLTVELLHTLTGKSLSRATGTRFLGESVAKTLSNAQLYLGVEALETRLTSSECPSIMLIATHGLFLSDSERELGDRKRNLLSIDRLRTAKVENPMMRSGLALAGANTWLFGGTLPPEAGKGFVFAQDIASLDLWGNQLTVLSACDTARGDIKIGEGVFGLRRAFAIAGAQTLVMSLWPVPDKVTALLMECFFNNLQSGMGRAEALHQAQEYIRKITVKQLRQLTLGIEVLKDLLKVNELSKNSQIDCQEEDTPLQHPFYWGAWICQGNTTPLMASKELR; the protein is encoded by the coding sequence ATGAAAAAACTTATAAAAAAATTAACTCAACTTAATTTACAGGTTGTAGAACTAGTTGGACAAGGTAATCTAGAACAAGCAATAATTGTTGCTCAACAAGCTGTAAATATTGGCGAAGCTCACCAACTAACTGAAAAGCCTGAATACTGTGATAGCTTAAATAACCTCGCCGAATTATATCGGATGCAAGGAAGTTACTTATTAGCTCAACCTTTATATTTACAAACTCTAAATCTGAGAAAAAAGCTTCTAGGTTCAGAACATCCTGATGTTTCCCAATCTCTAAATAATCTTGCCGTCTTATACTATACACAAGGCAATTATGTAGAAGCAGAAAAACTCTTTTTAGAATCACTAGAATTGTGGAAAGACATTTTTGGTGAAGAACATTTTCAAATTGCCACTAATTTAAATAATCTCGCAGAAATATATCGAGAACAAGGAAAATATTTCCAATCCGAACAAGTACACTTAGAAGTGTTAGCAATGCGAAAACGCTTGTTTGGTGAGTCACATCCTGATATAGCTCAAACTCTAAATAATTTAGCCAATATTTACACCACACAAGGCCGCTATGCTGATGCAGAACGAATGCACTTAGAAGCCTTGGCGATGAAACAAAGCTTATTTGGCGACGAACACCCAGAAATTGCTGTTAGCTTGAATAATTTAGCTGCATTATATGACTCCCAAGGGCGTTATGACCAAGCTGAAACCCAGTTAAAAGAAATTTTAAACAGATGGAAAAAAGTTTTCCCAAATGAACATCCATATATAGCATCTACAATAAATAATCTTGGTAGTAACTATAAAGAACAGGGACGTTACCGAGAAGCAGAACAAAAGTATCTTGAAGCTTTAGCAATGCGGAAACGCTTGTTCGGAAATCAACATCCTGATGTAGCTGTGAGTTTGAGTAATTTAGCAGAAGTTTATCTCAGTCAAGGACGCTATTTAGAAGCTGAAAAATTGTATCTAGCAGCTCATGAAATGAGAAAGCAATTGTTCACTAATGAGCATCCTGACATCGCTGAAAGCTTAAGAAATATAGCAGTAGTTTATACATATCAAGGACGCTATGACCAAGCCGAACAACGATATTTGGAAGTCTTACCCATCATAGAAAACTTTCTAGGGTTAGAGCATCCAGTCATTGCCGAGTATTTAATTAATCTAGCAGCACTTTATGAAGAACAAGGACGATACGCAGAATCAGAACAAAAATATTTAGCAGCTTTAGAAATTCAAAGAAATATTCTCGGGTTAGAACATCCAGAAATTGCCCATACTTTCAACCAAATAGCAGTAGTTTATCGCCTCCAAGGAAGATATGCAGAATCCGAACAATTGCATCTAGAATGTTTGGCAATGACAAAACGCTTGTTAGGAGAACAACATCCATTTACAGCAGATATTCTGAATAATTTAGCAGTGTTATATTATGACCTAACTCAATATCAAAAAGCTGAATCATTATTTTTAAAAGCTCTAGCAATAGTTAAAACTGCCTTTGGTAATGAACACCCACAAGTAGCCACCACTATAAATAACTTAGCCGTTATTTATGATTTTCAAGGTCGTTACCAAGAATCGGAACAACTGCATTTAGAAACCTTAAAACTGCGAAAATCATTAGTAGGGGAAGAACACCCAAAAGTTTCTATAAGTCTGAATAATCTAGGAGAACTCTACTTTTCATTGGGACGTTTTGACGAAGCCGAACAGAAATATGTCGAAACTTTGGCGATGCGTAAACGCTTATTGGGAGATGAGCATCCCGATGTAGCATTTAGTATGAATAATCTAGCGACTGTCTTAGCTGCTACTAATCGCCCAGAAGCAGCTTTAGCTTATCGCATCCAAGCAAGTAAAATTAACGACAAGATTATTCGTAACATATTTGCCTTTAGTTCCGAAAGCGATCGCCTGGCTTTTCTGCAAAAAATTAGAAATAATTTTGATTTATTTCTTTCTTTAGTTTACAAACACCTATCTGACTCAGATAGCGCCAAACTTGCAGCTATTGATTTTGTTTTCAAACGCAAAGGACTGACAGCATCAGCACTAGCAGCGCAAAACCAAGCCCTATATAGTGGACGCTATCCCCAACTCCAAGAAAAGTTCCGTCAGCTAAGTGATTTAAATACGCGACTGGTACACCTGACTTTCTCTGTCCCCCAAACCGATGAGACAGCAACAACAGAGAAAACCATTAGCCAGTTCAGAGCCTACCGAGAAAACTTAACCCAACTGCAAGCCCAGTATAACTACTTGCAAAAACAACTCGCATTGCAAGTACCAGAAATTCAGTTATCCGAGCAAATCTTTGACCGTGAGGCTATAGCCACAGCATTACCTGCTGATTCTATTTTAATTGAATTTGTCCGCTTTGATGTCTTCGATTTTCGCTCAATTGCCGCCAATGGTGAAACACAATGGTATCCACCTCGGTATCTAGCATTTATTCTCAAAGCTGGACAACCAGATGCAGTGCAGATGATTGATTTAGGAGCAGCCGACACCATTGATAGCCTAATTCAGGTATTTCGCTTACAAGCATCCGACTATGCACAGCCAACATTAGCCTTTGGGAAAGCTAAAGACAAGCCAACGCTGCATATTAAACCATACAATTCCACTGCTGCTATTCAACTGAGTCAACTGCTGTTTGCTCCCATCCGTGAATTCGTCAAAGATTGCATACATCTGATTATTGCACCCGATGGCAATTTAAATTTAGTGCCGTTTCAGATTTTGCCTATTGATAGTACAGGTCAACGTCTGTTAATGGATGAGTATACCATCAGTTATCTCAGTGTCGGCAGAGAAATTCTCCACACCAAAGTTAAGTCCTCAAACAGTTCCATATCCGCACCACTCATTCTTGCTGATCCGGATTTCGATTTAACAGCAGAGTTAGATACAGAAACTGTGACAAACCAGGAATCTATTCCAGCCGATACATCAAGAAAACTCACAGTAGAATTACTTCATACTCTCACAGGAAAAAGCCTCAGTCGTGCTACGGGTACAAGGTTTTTAGGCGAAAGTGTGGCAAAAACGCTCTCCAATGCACAACTGTACTTGGGTGTAGAAGCATTAGAAACAAGGCTAACAAGTAGTGAGTGTCCTAGTATCATGCTCATTGCTACTCACGGTTTATTTTTAAGCGACTCTGAACGAGAATTAGGCGATCGCAAACGTAACTTATTGAGTATAGACCGTTTGCGAACAGCCAAAGTAGAAAATCCCATGATGCGCTCTGGACTAGCTTTAGCGGGTGCTAACACATGGCTATTCGGTGGAACTCTTCCCCCAGAAGCAGGTAAAGGCTTTGTCTTTGCCCAAGATATCGCCAGTTTAGATTTGTGGGGCAATCAACTGACAGTTCTTTCGGCTTGTGATACCGCCAGAGGCGACATTAAAATTGGCGAAGGTGTGTTTGGTCTGCGTCGTGCTTTTGCTATAGCCGGAGCGCAAACCCTAGTAATGAGCCTATGGCCAGTCCCAGACAAAGTAACCGCCCTGTTAATGGAGTGTTTTTTTAATAATTTACAGTCTGGTATGGGGCGTGCCGAGGCGTTACATCAAGCTCAGGAATATATACGTAAAATTACTGTCAAACAATTACGGCAATTAACTTTGGGTATTGAGGTACTAAAAGACCTTTTAAAGGTCAATGAATTATCAAAGAACAGCCAGATTGATTGTCAAGAAGAAGACACGCCCTTGCAGCATCCTTTTTACTGGGGAGCCTGGATTTGTCAAGGAAATACGACACCTTTGATGGCAAGCAAAGAACTAAGGTAA